The Desulfoplanes formicivorans genome window below encodes:
- the tnpC gene encoding IS66 family transposase, whose translation MNIDELPDDPKELKKILLDFQQHISFLEKKMLIFQKSLFGSSSEKIKKFEKDQCTLPFLKNTVASEDNSQEEEVTVQVHKRRRKKGRRKLSPDIPRIEQIIDIPEEQKICECGAQLTRIGEDVSEKLDYVPAIIRIIRIIRPKYACRKCEGVEDSSGAVKIARPPEQLIPKDVATSGLMAHIIISKFADGLPFYRQHLQFLRLGAEIPRSTMAAWAISVAEQCKPLVDLLIQDIRSGPLINMDETPLQVLKEPGKKNTTKSYMWIFRGGDLQRPSVVFQYDPSRSKEVPTRFVGPDYRGYIQTDGYTGYDELGSREGIVHLGCLVHARRKFFEVIKPLKKKKGAKIKASTAQTVLNHIRDLYRLENLAKEQGMSPEQIRELRQEKAVPILNKIKILLDERISTTPPKSLLYEAISYALGQWDRLIRYTEDGILRPDNNLTENAIRPLAVGRKNWLFAGSPNGARASAIYFSLIETAKANGLEPYAYIRHLFEMLPAAHTKEDLQKLLPKNFTRETLPAYA comes from the coding sequence ATGAACATCGACGAACTTCCAGATGACCCTAAAGAGCTGAAGAAAATCCTTTTAGATTTTCAACAGCACATTTCTTTTCTAGAAAAGAAGATGTTAATATTTCAAAAAAGTTTATTTGGAAGTTCTTCTGAAAAAATTAAAAAATTTGAAAAAGATCAGTGTACTCTTCCTTTCTTGAAAAATACTGTTGCTTCTGAAGACAATAGTCAGGAAGAGGAAGTAACAGTGCAAGTACATAAACGGCGTAGAAAGAAAGGCCGCAGGAAGCTGTCACCTGATATTCCCAGAATCGAACAGATAATCGACATCCCCGAAGAACAAAAAATTTGCGAGTGTGGCGCACAACTGACACGTATCGGGGAAGATGTCTCTGAAAAACTCGACTATGTCCCCGCCATTATCCGCATCATACGCATTATCCGTCCCAAATATGCCTGCCGGAAGTGCGAGGGCGTGGAAGACTCCTCGGGCGCTGTAAAGATCGCTCGTCCCCCTGAGCAGTTGATCCCCAAAGACGTCGCAACTTCAGGACTCATGGCACACATCATCATCTCCAAGTTCGCCGACGGCCTGCCTTTCTACAGGCAGCACCTTCAGTTCCTACGCCTGGGTGCTGAAATACCTCGATCTACGATGGCCGCATGGGCTATCTCCGTGGCCGAGCAGTGCAAGCCTCTTGTTGATCTTCTCATCCAGGACATCCGCTCCGGTCCTCTTATCAATATGGATGAAACGCCGCTGCAAGTACTCAAAGAACCAGGTAAGAAAAACACGACCAAATCCTACATGTGGATCTTCAGAGGAGGAGATCTGCAGAGGCCTTCTGTTGTCTTTCAATATGACCCTTCAAGGTCCAAGGAGGTTCCGACTCGATTCGTCGGTCCCGACTACCGCGGATATATCCAGACAGACGGCTATACAGGCTACGACGAGCTCGGAAGCCGAGAAGGTATCGTGCATCTGGGCTGTCTCGTGCATGCCCGTCGGAAATTCTTTGAGGTCATCAAACCCCTGAAAAAGAAAAAAGGAGCAAAAATCAAGGCAAGCACGGCTCAAACCGTCCTGAATCATATCCGGGATCTTTACCGGCTCGAAAATCTTGCCAAAGAACAAGGAATGTCTCCTGAACAGATTCGTGAGCTTCGCCAGGAAAAGGCCGTCCCCATTCTGAATAAGATCAAAATATTGCTGGATGAAAGAATTTCAACGACTCCGCCCAAAAGTCTTCTCTACGAGGCAATCTCTTATGCCCTCGGACAGTGGGATCGATTGATCCGCTATACCGAGGACGGAATTCTGCGTCCCGATAACAACCTGACTGAAAATGCTATCAGGCCATTGGCCGTAGGAAGAAAGAACTGGCTGTTCGCAGGATCTCCCAATGGTGCCCGTGCCAGCGCAATTTATTTTTCCCTGATCGAGACCGCCAAAGCCAATGGGCTTGAACCATATGCGTATATCAGGCACCTGTTTGAAATGCTGCCGGCGGCGCACACCAAAGAGGATTTGCAAAAGCTCCTCCCCAAAAACTTCACCCGGGAAACCCTGCCTGCGTACGCTTGA
- the tnpB gene encoding IS66 family insertion sequence element accessory protein TnpB (TnpB, as the term is used for proteins encoded by IS66 family insertion elements, is considered an accessory protein, since TnpC, encoded by a neighboring gene, is a DDE family transposase.), protein MIPLGADTKVYLAPGSTDMRKAINGLSIMVQGVLELDPFSGHLFVFCNRSTTIIKILYWDRNGFCLWQKRLEKHRFKWPKNKSQIESINRKELLWLLDGIDPFTVHAHSDLNYKNIT, encoded by the coding sequence ATGATCCCACTCGGAGCCGACACGAAAGTCTATCTCGCTCCCGGAAGCACAGATATGAGAAAAGCCATTAACGGCCTGTCCATAATGGTTCAGGGTGTTCTTGAGCTTGATCCGTTCTCCGGACATCTCTTTGTATTTTGCAATAGATCAACGACAATCATTAAAATTCTATACTGGGACAGGAATGGGTTTTGTCTATGGCAAAAACGTTTGGAAAAGCATCGATTCAAGTGGCCAAAAAACAAATCGCAAATAGAATCTATAAACAGAAAAGAACTTCTGTGGCTACTTGATGGGATTGATCCTTTTACAGTACATGCACATTCCGATCTAAACTACAAAAATATAACATAA
- the tnpA gene encoding IS66 family insertion sequence element accessory protein TnpA — MSQSRRCNIPKKRKEKVSFWSAAVEAWEKSGLTQQEFCRNQGLGISTFRYWKKELSASGHIKIQPQELIPVAISVAGPSSEQAKSSALISLNARGRYRIDIHEGFHSETLEQVLEVLERVP, encoded by the coding sequence ATGAGCCAATCCCGCCGATGTAACATCCCCAAAAAACGAAAAGAGAAAGTCAGCTTTTGGTCAGCCGCTGTTGAGGCCTGGGAAAAAAGCGGTCTTACCCAGCAGGAGTTCTGCCGAAATCAAGGTTTGGGGATCTCAACGTTCAGATACTGGAAAAAAGAGCTGTCTGCGTCTGGCCATATCAAGATTCAGCCGCAAGAACTGATCCCCGTTGCAATCTCTGTCGCAGGTCCATCCTCCGAGCAGGCAAAGTCATCAGCGTTGATTTCTCTGAACGCACGTGGCCGATACCGTATAGATATCCATGAAGGTTTTCATTCTGAAACCCTGGAACAGGTTCTTGAGGTTTTGGAGCGGGTACCATGA
- a CDS encoding class I SAM-dependent methyltransferase yields the protein MIPPDYVGRIFIAHQFRWGKKGFAGRLHNYKNETFYTTTPIPFYYKRRNIVLKKFLKNLTNCVHVCDFGCGDGFYISFLNSASKRYTLYGIDISQGMINIAQKKCPFANFIVSNNVSTNQQKFDAVYSIAVFAHILSDEQIKKYLKIFTILYLQKENLFYLNRRVRKTDLVLLGVEENLMNILSSLYKIIFIFMIITSFVSLLIVFLKKKKKNRSFDF from the coding sequence GTGATTCCTCCTGATTATGTTGGAAGAATCTTTATCGCACACCAATTTAGATGGGGGAAGAAGGGGTTTGCTGGACGCTTACATAATTACAAAAACGAAACTTTTTATACTACAACGCCAATTCCTTTTTACTACAAAAGAAGAAACATAGTACTAAAAAAATTTTTAAAAAATTTAACAAATTGTGTACATGTGTGTGATTTTGGTTGTGGTGATGGCTTTTATATTTCTTTTTTAAACTCAGCAAGCAAACGTTATACTCTATATGGAATTGATATTTCACAAGGAATGATCAATATAGCTCAAAAAAAATGTCCTTTCGCTAATTTTATAGTATCAAACAATGTATCCACGAATCAACAAAAATTTGATGCAGTTTATTCTATTGCTGTATTTGCACATATTCTAAGCGACGAACAAATAAAAAAATACTTAAAAATATTTACAATTCTTTACCTTCAAAAGGAAAATTTATTTTATTTGAACAGACGGGTCCGAAAAACCGATCTGGTACTACTTGGTGTAGAAGAAAATTTGATGAATATATTGAGTTCGCTATACAAAATAATTTTTATCTTTATGATTATTACTTCATTTGTTTCCCTGCTCATCGTTTTTTTGAAAAAAAAAAAAAAAAATCGTTCCTTTGATTTTTAA
- a CDS encoding carboxylate--amine ligase: MKTKHNIPVIIFGSHIAAYGAIKGFITKKVTIYIVCPTGKGIATKSRFVKKTLVLDPDDPLFISKVSNFLHEIGGHAVAMVAGTDEYLDILSQNIDKFPEGLKFTFSDWNIVSQVRRKILTYKKCEELGIGYPKTFYIRSKNELLKNISDIEKILPVILKSEKSSKLLKEYHLKGVIAHSSDDILRAYHKYSGFYNELLISEYIPGDESSLVNLIGVSDRKGDSVEIFMNRKVRIAREFLSCTLMEDYYSNELLQQSVMLIKGMKYFGYFNPEFKIDPRDGQLKLMEINGRITLSNSHALLAGLNLPYAMYLVALDSYPNELKIYRQRGRLLWWEPLGDIVSSLKMIKHNKLNIFSFFKSLVATKYIFEPFCIKDPWVGFLWLGHFALHAIKKLIKI; the protein is encoded by the coding sequence ATGAAAACAAAACACAACATTCCAGTAATCATTTTTGGAAGCCATATTGCCGCATATGGTGCTATAAAAGGGTTCATTACTAAAAAAGTTACTATATATATTGTTTGTCCTACAGGAAAAGGCATCGCAACGAAATCAAGATTTGTAAAAAAAACGTTAGTACTAGACCCAGACGACCCTCTTTTTATCAGTAAGGTATCAAATTTTTTGCATGAAATCGGAGGACATGCTGTTGCGATGGTTGCCGGAACGGACGAGTATCTAGATATACTATCTCAAAATATCGACAAATTCCCTGAAGGACTAAAATTTACCTTTTCAGACTGGAATATAGTTTCACAAGTTAGGCGTAAAATATTAACATACAAAAAATGTGAAGAGCTCGGCATTGGTTACCCTAAAACATTTTATATTCGGTCTAAAAATGAATTACTAAAAAACATCAGTGATATTGAAAAGATATTGCCTGTAATTTTAAAATCAGAAAAATCCAGCAAGCTTTTAAAAGAATATCATTTGAAAGGGGTTATCGCGCACTCTTCCGATGATATTTTGAGAGCATATCATAAATATTCTGGTTTTTATAACGAATTATTAATTTCCGAGTATATCCCTGGAGACGAGAGTTCTTTGGTAAACTTAATAGGAGTGAGCGACCGCAAAGGAGATTCGGTCGAAATTTTCATGAATAGAAAGGTAAGAATAGCTAGAGAATTCCTTTCGTGCACTTTAATGGAAGATTACTATTCGAATGAACTTTTGCAACAAAGTGTAATGTTAATAAAAGGGATGAAATATTTTGGTTATTTTAACCCTGAATTTAAAATCGACCCTCGCGACGGGCAGTTAAAACTAATGGAAATAAATGGCCGTATCACCCTTTCTAATTCACATGCCCTTTTAGCGGGGTTAAATTTGCCATATGCAATGTATTTGGTAGCTCTTGATTCATATCCTAATGAGCTTAAAATTTATCGCCAACGAGGAAGACTCCTTTGGTGGGAACCTCTAGGTGACATTGTTTCATCTCTAAAAATGATAAAACATAACAAATTGAACATATTTTCATTCTTTAAAAGCTTGGTTGCAACTAAATATATTTTCGAACCATTTTGTATAAAAGATCCATGGGTAGGGTTTTTATGGTTAGGCCATTTTGCACTTCATGCAATTAAAAAATTGATTAAAATATGA
- a CDS encoding NAD/NADP-dependent octopine/nopaline dehydrogenase family protein: MKPIAVIGAGNSGLAMAAHLALEGHPVHLWNRTEKNISQLSRTKTIHCSGVISGKAKIKLVTDNLCRALEGVELILITTPANSHRQLAQQLSPFIQSDHKILLNPGRTFGALEFEYIFKKNLNKKNIPIAESQTIIYTCRKTNEDSVNILAFKQPVWIASKCRDQSEEIIQSLPFCLRQHFIPIDSLLKTSLGNVGPVLHCAPVLLNTGWIENKKTIFKYYYDGITITIANYIEKIDEIRVGIGRNIGVELEDVATWMQRSYQVKGDNLFQCIQNNNFYKTIDAPQNLHHRYLFEDIPCGLVPFEDLGIALGVNVSLITHLINFACSLMNFDFRKNGRTLDRIGISKRALNDLK; this comes from the coding sequence ATGAAACCGATAGCAGTGATTGGAGCAGGAAATTCAGGATTGGCGATGGCTGCGCATTTAGCGTTAGAAGGTCATCCGGTTCATCTTTGGAACCGAACAGAAAAAAATATCTCTCAGCTATCTAGGACAAAAACGATACATTGTTCAGGGGTAATATCAGGTAAAGCTAAAATCAAACTCGTAACGGATAATTTATGTCGAGCATTGGAAGGAGTCGAACTGATCCTCATAACAACTCCAGCGAATTCTCACAGACAACTGGCTCAACAGCTATCTCCATTTATTCAATCCGACCACAAAATTTTATTAAATCCTGGAAGAACTTTTGGAGCTTTAGAATTTGAATATATTTTTAAAAAAAATCTAAACAAAAAAAATATTCCTATAGCGGAATCTCAAACAATTATATATACATGTAGAAAAACAAATGAAGATTCTGTTAACATCTTAGCATTCAAGCAGCCCGTATGGATTGCGTCTAAATGCCGAGATCAATCAGAAGAAATTATTCAGAGCCTGCCCTTTTGCTTAAGACAACACTTTATCCCGATAGATTCTTTATTAAAAACATCCCTTGGAAATGTAGGGCCCGTTTTGCATTGCGCGCCAGTCTTACTCAATACAGGATGGATAGAAAATAAAAAAACAATATTTAAATATTATTACGATGGAATAACAATAACGATCGCTAATTATATCGAAAAAATTGACGAGATTCGTGTCGGGATAGGTCGCAATATAGGAGTTGAATTGGAGGATGTAGCAACATGGATGCAAAGAAGCTATCAAGTTAAGGGAGATAATCTTTTTCAATGTATCCAAAATAATAACTTCTACAAGACAATTGATGCTCCTCAAAATCTTCATCACCGTTATCTATTCGAAGATATTCCGTGTGGGCTAGTACCTTTTGAGGATCTAGGAATAGCCCTGGGAGTCAACGTTTCACTAATTACCCACCTCATCAATTTTGCTTGTTCGTTGATGAATTTTGATTTCAGGAAAAATGGCCGAACCCTTGACCGCATAGGAATTTCCAAGCGGGCTCTCAATGACCTTAAATAA